Proteins encoded together in one Papaver somniferum cultivar HN1 unplaced genomic scaffold, ASM357369v1 unplaced-scaffold_119, whole genome shotgun sequence window:
- the LOC113330784 gene encoding meiosis-specific protein ASY1-like: MVENPYQNGNRKCSKHIVLALKVKSILVPHQDENNDMEDDEAISLGVDSVPTTDPPNPDNEMSHSMEDDGYIVSHVDKTSSRENNGMADREDDIQDRIAELEALLRTDAEIRNSP; the protein is encoded by the exons ATGGTTGAAAACCCCTATCAAAATGGAAATAGGAAATGCAGCAAACATATCGTCCTAGCTCTCAAG GTCAAAAGTATCCTGGTACCACATCAAGATGAAAACAATGACATGGAAGATGATGAAGCGATCAGCTTGGGTGTTGATTCAGTGCCAACAACTGATCCTCCAAATCCAGATAACGAG ATGAGCCATTccatggaagatgatggataCATTGTATCTCATGTAG ATAAAACCAGCTCACGTGAAAACAATGGCATGGCTGATCGTGAAG ATGACATCCAGGATAGGATTGCAGAGCTGGAGGCACTATTGAG GACTGATGCGGAGATCAGGAACAGTCCATGA